From one Acidobacteriota bacterium genomic stretch:
- a CDS encoding TIGR00266 family protein: protein MNCPKCSAPLLSNARFCGTCGTVLTAVEPSAHVPQATQGPQPPQATPPASAQPPPPLAGAFHFDTDGRGQGRGYTWAIEHAGAFALAVVNLQPEQSIAAEAGAMVSMSANVELYSEMKGGVFGALKRAVGGESAFVSTFTARGGAGEVTLAPGAPGDIAGIEMQNQTFMVQSSSYLAGDASLQVDTKFGGAKSFFGGEGLFALQVSGAGLLLVSSFGSIHRKTLRTGERYVVDTGHLVAWEGHLQYQLRKAAKSGFFRSFLSGEGMVAEFAGPGEILIQTRNLAAFAGLLKPFFPNQGGGSGGGFNFGN from the coding sequence ATGAACTGCCCTAAATGCAGCGCACCATTGCTTTCAAATGCCAGGTTCTGCGGAACCTGCGGGACCGTTTTGACAGCGGTCGAACCGTCCGCGCACGTTCCGCAGGCTACGCAAGGACCGCAGCCTCCGCAGGCAACCCCGCCGGCGTCCGCTCAGCCTCCGCCGCCACTCGCCGGAGCGTTTCACTTTGACACTGACGGACGCGGACAAGGTCGCGGATACACGTGGGCGATCGAACACGCGGGAGCGTTCGCGCTTGCGGTAGTTAATCTTCAGCCCGAGCAGTCGATCGCCGCCGAGGCCGGCGCGATGGTCTCGATGTCGGCCAACGTCGAGCTGTATTCGGAAATGAAGGGCGGCGTTTTCGGTGCGCTCAAACGAGCCGTTGGGGGCGAATCGGCTTTCGTTTCAACTTTTACCGCACGCGGCGGTGCCGGCGAGGTCACTTTGGCGCCGGGCGCGCCGGGCGACATCGCCGGTATCGAAATGCAGAACCAGACCTTTATGGTTCAGTCGAGTTCGTACCTTGCGGGCGATGCGTCGCTGCAAGTGGACACGAAATTCGGCGGCGCGAAGTCGTTTTTTGGCGGCGAGGGCCTGTTCGCCTTGCAGGTTTCGGGCGCGGGACTTCTGCTCGTCTCGTCGTTCGGATCGATCCACCGCAAGACTCTGCGGACCGGCGAGCGCTATGTCGTCGATACCGGCCACCTCGTTGCTTGGGAAGGTCATCTGCAATACCAGCTTCGGAAGGCGGCAAAGAGCGGCTTTTTCCGGAGTTTTCTGAGTGGCGAGGGAATGGTCGCGGAGTTTGCCGGTCCGGGCGAGATACTTATCCAAACCCGGAATCTTGCCGCATTCGCCGGATTGCTCAAGCCGTTCTTCCCGAACCAGGGCGGCGGAAGCGGCGGCGGATTCAATTTCGGCAACTGA
- a CDS encoding prepilin peptidase codes for MILQISNFEAVTGLPDLVGYVFVFLFGAIVGSFLNVVIHRIPRELSIVFPNSACPKCGSAIKPYDNFPILSWLILRGKCRNCSAPISARYPAVELLTALLFLLVFWQIGFTPLLPVALYFTASMISLVFIDAEHMILPDLINFPLLFVAVVVRIAFPLAFGDAYFSDLHHSPLTYLAGYPVWIVSLAGAFLGMLVGGGFLWSIGWLWEKLRGVEAMGFGDVKMMFAVGALLGWRLTFLTLFVGAFAGAVIGVALIAKDRDKDMQTQIPFGIFLGIGAFVSLLFGDRIILWYLQNFVPQ; via the coding sequence ATGATTCTCCAGATCTCAAACTTTGAAGCGGTCACCGGACTGCCCGATCTTGTCGGCTACGTTTTCGTATTTCTCTTCGGCGCGATCGTCGGGAGTTTTCTGAACGTCGTTATCCACCGTATCCCAAGGGAACTGTCGATCGTGTTTCCGAATTCGGCATGTCCGAAATGCGGTTCCGCGATCAAGCCGTACGACAATTTTCCGATCCTCAGCTGGCTGATACTCAGAGGAAAGTGCCGGAATTGTTCGGCGCCGATCTCGGCGCGATATCCGGCGGTCGAATTGTTGACAGCACTCCTTTTCCTGCTTGTGTTCTGGCAGATCGGATTCACGCCCTTGCTTCCGGTGGCGTTGTATTTTACCGCTTCGATGATCTCGCTCGTCTTTATCGACGCCGAGCATATGATCCTGCCGGACCTGATCAACTTCCCGTTGCTTTTCGTTGCGGTCGTCGTGCGAATCGCCTTTCCGCTCGCATTCGGCGACGCCTATTTCTCCGATCTCCATCATTCTCCGCTGACATATCTTGCGGGATATCCGGTTTGGATCGTTTCGCTTGCCGGCGCGTTCCTGGGAATGCTCGTGGGCGGTGGCTTTCTATGGTCGATCGGTTGGCTCTGGGAAAAACTGCGCGGCGTCGAGGCGATGGGGTTCGGTGACGTCAAGATGATGTTCGCCGTCGGCGCGCTTCTCGGCTGGCGTCTGACTTTCCTGACGTTGTTCGTCGGCGCGTTTGCGGGCGCTGTGATCGGAGTCGCGCTGATCGCGAAGGACCGCGACAAAGATATGCAGACGCAGATTCCGTTCGGGATCTTCCTCGGGATCGGCGCCTTCGTCTCTCTTCTTTTCGGCGACCGGATAATTCTCTGGTATCTGCAGAACTTCGTCCCGCAATAG
- the ptsP gene encoding phosphoenolpyruvate--protein phosphotransferase: MKKGSNNPPASTIKARAVSRGIAVGNAVCLFGRKRQFYRIAIEEQMVAKEIRRFRAALRLAKRQLRRISQGSENNRSSIFETHLMILDDRSFLDKVDNEISDRRVNAEWAVKTVTDAYVAAQKAIPDEHLREKYIDLEDISDRILTALGGGRESSLVLEENSIVVAKELRPSTLIELTASNPKAIITEHGGWTSHTFILAREFGLPAITGIKGLLRRVRTGDRLIVDGFGGILIINPDPEAVAKCAETNVREAPGSDPAEALSPVVKTLDGREIAIRANVDIPDVYGRAKRLGARGIGLYRSEFLFNQYKGFPTEAEQIKAYRKIAKEADGDLVRIRTFDLGADQVASETGEREKNPALGLRAIRLMLTNRAEYRTQLRALLQASADFPIDIVLPMISEISEIIETKRLLERESASLRRKGVAVGKPRVGAMIEVPASVIIAEEIGREVDFFCLGTNDLVQYLLAVDRDNASVADSFRTLHPAVLRAIKTVLTAAAKCGIPLVVCGEMAGSPAYVALLIGLGATELSMNVNSMTRVRRTIEGIAYEEARSIVNELAAFSTTEEIEGHVRRRFTEKWAHLFTNELLPAKAA; encoded by the coding sequence ATGAAAAAGGGTTCGAACAATCCACCCGCATCGACGATCAAAGCCCGCGCCGTTTCGCGCGGGATCGCGGTTGGGAACGCGGTGTGCCTGTTCGGACGCAAACGGCAATTCTACCGGATCGCCATCGAAGAACAAATGGTCGCGAAGGAGATTCGCCGATTCCGTGCGGCATTGCGGCTCGCCAAACGGCAACTCCGGCGCATTTCGCAGGGCAGCGAAAACAATCGAAGCAGTATTTTCGAGACCCACCTGATGATTCTTGATGATCGCTCATTCCTCGATAAGGTCGACAACGAGATATCGGACCGCCGAGTCAATGCGGAATGGGCCGTAAAGACGGTCACCGACGCCTATGTTGCGGCGCAGAAGGCGATACCGGACGAACATCTGCGCGAAAAGTACATCGACCTTGAAGATATCTCCGACCGAATTCTGACTGCGCTCGGCGGCGGACGCGAGTCGTCGCTGGTTCTCGAAGAGAATTCGATCGTCGTCGCCAAAGAACTCCGCCCGTCGACTTTGATCGAACTTACGGCAAGTAATCCGAAGGCGATCATTACCGAACACGGCGGTTGGACATCGCATACATTCATTCTGGCGCGCGAGTTCGGACTGCCCGCGATTACCGGAATCAAAGGATTGCTTCGCCGTGTCCGGACCGGAGATCGCTTGATCGTTGACGGGTTTGGCGGAATTCTGATTATCAATCCCGATCCTGAAGCCGTTGCAAAGTGCGCCGAAACGAACGTCCGCGAAGCACCGGGATCCGATCCGGCAGAAGCGCTTTCGCCGGTGGTCAAAACCCTTGACGGCCGCGAGATCGCGATTCGCGCCAATGTCGATATTCCCGACGTTTACGGTCGCGCGAAACGTCTCGGTGCGCGCGGGATCGGACTTTACCGGTCCGAATTCCTGTTCAACCAGTACAAAGGATTTCCAACTGAAGCGGAACAGATCAAAGCCTATCGCAAGATCGCCAAGGAAGCGGACGGCGATCTGGTCCGGATTCGGACATTTGACCTCGGCGCCGATCAGGTCGCTTCGGAGACGGGCGAAAGAGAGAAAAATCCGGCGCTCGGCCTCCGTGCGATCCGCCTGATGCTGACAAACAGAGCCGAGTATCGGACACAGCTTCGGGCATTGTTGCAGGCGTCCGCCGATTTTCCGATCGACATCGTGCTGCCGATGATCTCCGAGATCAGCGAGATCATCGAGACCAAACGCCTTCTCGAGCGCGAGTCGGCTTCCCTTCGACGGAAAGGCGTCGCCGTCGGCAAACCGAGGGTCGGCGCGATGATCGAGGTGCCGGCGTCGGTGATCATTGCCGAAGAGATCGGACGCGAAGTTGATTTTTTCTGTCTCGGGACGAACGATCTGGTACAGTATCTGCTTGCCGTCGATCGCGACAATGCATCGGTTGCGGATTCGTTCCGGACCCTCCATCCGGCGGTTCTGCGCGCGATCAAAACCGTTCTGACGGCCGCGGCCAAGTGCGGGATACCGCTCGTGGTCTGCGGCGAAATGGCGGGTTCGCCCGCATATGTCGCGCTCCTCATTGGGCTTGGCGCGACCGAACTCAGTATGAACGTCAATTCGATGACGCGGGTTCGCAGGACGATCGAAGGAATCGCATACGAAGAGGCTCGATCGATCGTCAACGAACTCGCCGCTTTCAGTACGACCGAAGAGATCGAGGGACACGTTCGCCGGCGATTCACCGAAAAATGGGCCCATCTTTTCACGAACGAACTGCTTCCGGCCAAGGCCGCCTGA
- a CDS encoding winged helix-turn-helix domain-containing protein, which produces MDKGGQKSGSIYEFGKFILDSRERVLLADGVPVHLTGKVFDTLLLLIEHNGRLLTKVEMMSALWAESFVEEGNLAKNISRLRKILNTEGAELIETLPKRGYRFQAAIRQLDGEAGLLVHRSLNVRFSSSLEESDAETSPSRPSVLNEVQSLAVLPFEPLGAKAAEDFFGLGLTDALITQLSRAGQVQVRPTSSILDYNSSEKTAVSFGRELRVDAVLEGRFQRFENKLRLTVQMLHTKGGNALWADSFNAEFDDVFSLQDQIAERVVHALNRKLTAESQTRLRKRYTENVEAYQEYLKGRYYWNKCTLIGYEKAIECFKRAIDTDPLYALAYAGLAGIYNVLPLIDGFAPRDYFPKAKAAALRALEIDSQLAEAHTAFGLAILHYDWNWSGAEVAFDRAIKADPNYSNAYELLGVYLCRVERIAESISALKKAGELDPLSPIHDTWLAEVLRYCGETEASIRIHEETLRSFPEFYPAHYHLSFSFLDSGRLDDAESHCERAVSLSNQNSLTLSLRGILQAARGNSRAVQETSNKLLQMKADRYISSANIASVYAASGDEEKTIEWLETAVEERDPNLTWIRFDREFEFLERDPRFQVILQKVGLADRSPSSPDRRTR; this is translated from the coding sequence ATGGACAAAGGAGGCCAGAAGAGCGGATCCATCTACGAGTTCGGGAAGTTCATTCTTGATTCGCGGGAGAGGGTTTTGCTTGCCGATGGCGTGCCCGTTCATCTTACCGGCAAAGTATTCGACACGCTTCTGCTTCTGATCGAACACAACGGCCGGCTTCTGACGAAAGTCGAAATGATGTCGGCGTTGTGGGCAGAGTCGTTCGTCGAAGAGGGCAATCTCGCCAAGAACATATCCCGTCTGCGGAAGATCTTGAATACGGAAGGGGCTGAGCTGATCGAGACTCTGCCGAAACGCGGATATCGATTCCAGGCGGCCATCAGACAATTGGACGGCGAAGCTGGTTTGCTGGTTCACCGAAGTCTCAATGTCAGGTTTTCGAGTTCCTTGGAAGAAAGCGACGCGGAAACGTCGCCCAGCCGACCGTCGGTGCTCAACGAGGTTCAGAGCCTTGCCGTTCTGCCGTTCGAACCGCTCGGCGCAAAAGCCGCCGAGGATTTTTTCGGCTTGGGGCTCACCGACGCGCTCATTACGCAACTCAGCCGCGCCGGGCAGGTTCAAGTTCGCCCAACCAGTTCGATTCTGGATTACAATTCGTCGGAAAAAACCGCGGTTTCCTTCGGACGGGAACTGCGGGTTGACGCGGTGTTGGAAGGAAGATTTCAGCGTTTTGAAAACAAACTGCGGCTGACCGTCCAGATGCTTCATACCAAGGGCGGCAATGCGCTTTGGGCCGACAGTTTCAATGCCGAGTTTGATGATGTTTTCAGCCTTCAGGACCAGATCGCCGAGCGCGTCGTCCATGCTTTGAACAGGAAACTCACGGCTGAATCTCAGACCAGACTCAGGAAACGCTACACAGAAAATGTCGAAGCTTATCAGGAATATCTTAAGGGTCGTTACTACTGGAACAAATGCACGTTGATCGGTTACGAGAAGGCTATCGAATGCTTCAAGAGGGCGATCGATACGGACCCGTTGTACGCGCTGGCGTATGCCGGGCTGGCGGGCATTTACAACGTTCTTCCACTTATCGACGGCTTTGCGCCGCGCGATTACTTTCCAAAGGCCAAGGCGGCCGCGTTGAGAGCTCTCGAAATTGACTCGCAATTGGCGGAGGCCCACACGGCGTTCGGTCTTGCGATTCTGCATTACGATTGGAATTGGTCCGGGGCAGAAGTTGCATTCGACCGCGCGATCAAGGCGGATCCGAACTATTCGAATGCCTACGAACTTCTTGGCGTTTACCTATGCCGTGTCGAAAGAATCGCCGAGTCCATTAGCGCTTTGAAGAAAGCCGGGGAACTGGACCCGCTTTCTCCGATCCATGACACCTGGCTGGCGGAAGTCCTTCGGTATTGCGGCGAAACGGAAGCCTCGATTCGTATCCACGAAGAGACATTGAGATCTTTCCCGGAGTTTTATCCCGCACACTACCATTTGTCGTTTTCTTTTCTTGACAGCGGTCGTCTTGATGACGCCGAATCGCATTGCGAAAGAGCAGTCAGCCTCTCAAATCAAAATTCCCTGACGCTTTCGCTCCGCGGGATCTTGCAGGCGGCTCGCGGAAATAGCCGGGCGGTTCAGGAAACGTCGAACAAGTTGCTGCAGATGAAGGCTGACAGATATATCAGCAGCGCGAATATCGCCTCGGTTTACGCCGCATCGGGAGACGAAGAAAAGACGATCGAGTGGCTAGAGACCGCCGTCGAAGAGCGCGACCCGAATCTGACGTGGATCAGGTTCGATCGCGAATTTGAATTTCTCGAACGAGATCCGCGTTTTCAAGTGATTCTGCAGAAAGTCGGTCTGGCCGACAGGAGTCCAAGCTCGCCGGATCGACGAACGCGCTGA
- a CDS encoding tetratricopeptide repeat protein, translating to MSDKYFWVTIIGMIVSFSGGFLLANSLNRNEISALQSQVEQAKKNPAPTSPTMPGSTNQAEPQLSDAEIKQKIAEADSAPENTIFQRDLGAALYRYGGMKQDPGLISESVRLLKRVVEKDPKDYDALVLTGNALFDIAAMRKDSTGYAAARDYYKKALEIRPNDPEVLADYGSTYFLGQPIEIEKARTELQKALAADSSNERALQFLTQVYIKTGNKAEAEKTFAKLKSVNPSNPMLPTLTTQIATGQVN from the coding sequence ATGAGCGACAAGTACTTTTGGGTAACTATTATTGGAATGATCGTGAGTTTCTCAGGCGGATTTCTGCTTGCCAACTCGCTCAATCGAAACGAGATCTCCGCGCTCCAGTCGCAGGTCGAGCAGGCGAAAAAGAACCCGGCGCCGACCTCCCCGACGATGCCGGGCTCAACGAATCAAGCGGAGCCACAATTGAGCGATGCCGAGATAAAGCAGAAGATCGCCGAAGCGGACAGCGCTCCGGAAAACACTATCTTCCAACGCGATCTCGGGGCCGCGCTTTATCGCTACGGCGGAATGAAGCAAGATCCGGGTCTGATCTCGGAGTCGGTTCGATTGTTGAAGCGCGTCGTCGAAAAAGATCCGAAGGACTACGACGCTCTGGTGCTCACCGGAAACGCGTTGTTTGACATCGCGGCGATGCGAAAGGACTCGACCGGATACGCCGCCGCGCGCGACTACTACAAAAAGGCGCTCGAGATCAGACCGAACGATCCGGAGGTTCTTGCGGATTACGGATCCACCTATTTCCTCGGTCAACCGATCGAGATCGAAAAGGCCCGGACCGAACTCCAAAAAGCCCTCGCGGCGGACTCCTCAAACGAACGGGCGCTTCAGTTCTTGACCCAGGTATACATCAAGACTGGCAACAAGGCCGAAGCCGAAAAAACATTCGCGAAGCTGAAATCGGTAAATCCTAGCAACCCGATGCTTCCGACACTGACGACCCAGATCGCTACCGGGCAGGTCAATTAG
- a CDS encoding polysaccharide biosynthesis/export family protein, with the protein MKRTFTLLTVFCAVLLAGGIDVGAQTNPGGGKKNFGYSQNPKTKTPSETRSVVAEKTEPASIQTPAVEVAKATVAPEATRPETSIAEKTLGVVKQAANRSKAPTENYIVGSGDVLFVSLQNNSKASTYFTVLNDGTIDYPLAGEMVSVVGMTTDEIEEILATKIKLYENPLVSVRVREYNSHRVTVLGLVENGGERSIQREAVPLFVIRADASVQPKADTVSVKRTAGASEKYLLKDAQWENVLVFPGDIVEFSASAEAEKANQFVFISGEISNSGKLAFHSGLTLTQAIIVAGGIKRTGIKKAVIRRKNAAGLLETKEYNLKAINDGKMPDPNLADGDIIEIGS; encoded by the coding sequence ATGAAACGAACTTTCACGTTGCTGACCGTTTTCTGCGCTGTGCTTCTGGCCGGCGGGATCGATGTCGGTGCCCAGACCAATCCGGGCGGCGGGAAAAAGAACTTCGGATACTCGCAAAATCCGAAGACCAAAACGCCGAGCGAAACGCGGTCGGTTGTTGCAGAGAAGACTGAACCGGCTTCTATTCAGACGCCGGCAGTTGAGGTCGCGAAAGCTACGGTTGCGCCCGAAGCAACACGACCGGAGACGTCGATTGCCGAAAAGACGCTCGGCGTCGTCAAACAGGCCGCGAATCGCTCGAAGGCCCCGACCGAAAACTATATCGTCGGATCGGGCGACGTTCTTTTCGTCTCGCTTCAGAACAACTCGAAAGCTTCGACCTATTTTACGGTTCTGAATGACGGGACGATCGACTATCCGCTCGCGGGAGAAATGGTTTCCGTTGTCGGAATGACGACCGACGAGATCGAAGAGATCCTGGCGACGAAGATAAAACTGTACGAGAACCCGCTGGTTTCGGTGAGGGTCCGCGAATACAACAGTCATCGGGTAACGGTCCTTGGATTGGTCGAAAACGGCGGTGAGCGTTCGATACAGCGCGAAGCGGTTCCCCTGTTCGTCATTCGCGCAGATGCCTCGGTTCAGCCGAAGGCCGATACCGTTTCGGTCAAGCGCACGGCGGGCGCGAGCGAAAAGTATCTTCTCAAAGACGCCCAATGGGAAAACGTCCTCGTGTTTCCGGGCGACATCGTTGAGTTTTCGGCTTCAGCCGAAGCTGAAAAGGCGAATCAGTTTGTATTCATCAGCGGCGAGATATCGAACAGCGGCAAGCTGGCGTTCCACAGCGGATTGACATTGACGCAGGCGATCATAGTCGCCGGCGGGATAAAACGGACCGGAATCAAGAAAGCGGTGATAAGGCGAAAGAACGCGGCCGGATTGCTCGAAACGAAAGAATACAACCTGAAGGCGATCAACGATGGAAAAATGCCGGATCCGAATCTCGCCGACGGCGACATTATCGAGATCGGAAGCTAA